A stretch of the Candidatus Neomarinimicrobiota bacterium genome encodes the following:
- the rny gene encoding ribonuclease Y, protein MTAADVLYILIGSGLGLAAGWIISAQYQRSKVIGAEGSAKSILERAQKDAESLKKEIEIESKDAMLKLKKEAEDKVQEQTSNLQVRENSLNQRELSIGRSSDILDKRESELKSADEDLKERRRILNNKDEQVTKVLEEQNVKLETIAAMSQEEAKELLLENLLAKARQDAAKQVKEIKDTAVRNAVLEAKKIIVTAIQRSAVDHSSENSVSVVNLPSDSMKGRIIGREGRNIRAFESITGTEVIIDDTPEAVVISGFDPVRREIARISLEHLVADGRIHPARIEEVVEKSKLEVTEIMANAAEAAIMELNIPRLHNELMKLLGKMNYRTSYGQNVLKHSIEVGMISGLMAAELSLDGEVAKIGGLLHDIGKVIDMDTSGPHAVIGGEIVRKYIDDEVIVNSVESHHEDVEMLYPISALVQSADAISGARRGARGDTLEAYIKRMKNLEELVESFKGVSKSYAIQAGREIRVVVENNMVDSASVDSLATEISDKIQSELTYPGQIKVVVIREQRSISYAK, encoded by the coding sequence TTGACCGCCGCTGACGTCCTATATATTTTAATTGGCAGCGGACTGGGATTAGCTGCCGGGTGGATCATTTCCGCTCAATACCAACGAAGTAAAGTCATCGGCGCCGAAGGTTCGGCGAAGAGTATACTTGAGCGGGCACAAAAAGATGCCGAATCATTAAAAAAAGAAATTGAGATCGAATCCAAAGACGCAATGCTAAAGTTAAAAAAGGAGGCTGAAGATAAGGTACAGGAACAGACTTCCAACTTACAGGTTCGTGAAAATTCTCTTAATCAGAGGGAGTTGTCGATAGGAAGAAGTTCTGATATATTGGATAAAAGAGAATCAGAATTAAAATCCGCCGACGAAGACCTTAAAGAAAGAAGAAGGATTCTGAATAATAAAGATGAACAGGTCACAAAGGTCTTAGAAGAACAGAACGTCAAGTTGGAAACGATTGCAGCGATGTCTCAGGAGGAAGCTAAAGAGCTTCTTCTCGAAAACCTGTTGGCAAAAGCCCGGCAGGATGCTGCAAAGCAGGTGAAAGAGATAAAAGATACAGCAGTACGGAACGCCGTATTGGAAGCAAAAAAAATAATCGTAACCGCTATCCAGCGAAGCGCTGTAGATCATTCTTCGGAAAATAGCGTTTCCGTGGTAAATCTACCCAGTGATTCGATGAAGGGAAGAATAATCGGGAGAGAAGGGAGGAACATAAGAGCGTTTGAGTCGATAACCGGAACAGAAGTAATAATCGACGACACTCCGGAGGCGGTTGTTATTTCCGGGTTTGATCCTGTCAGGAGAGAAATAGCGAGAATTTCCCTGGAGCATCTCGTAGCGGACGGAAGAATACATCCGGCTCGAATCGAAGAAGTGGTCGAAAAATCTAAACTTGAAGTCACTGAAATAATGGCAAACGCAGCGGAAGCAGCGATAATGGAATTGAATATACCGCGTTTGCATAATGAACTGATGAAGTTACTCGGTAAAATGAATTATAGAACCAGCTACGGTCAGAACGTCCTGAAACACAGTATCGAAGTAGGAATGATATCGGGCTTGATGGCAGCGGAACTTTCACTCGACGGCGAAGTCGCAAAAATCGGCGGACTTTTGCACGATATCGGTAAAGTGATAGATATGGACACAAGCGGACCTCATGCCGTAATAGGGGGTGAGATCGTTCGAAAATACATAGACGATGAAGTTATAGTAAATTCCGTCGAGTCGCATCACGAAGATGTTGAGATGCTTTATCCGATATCAGCGCTTGTGCAGTCAGCCGACGCTATCAGCGGGGCGCGCCGCGGAGCAAGAGGCGATACGCTTGAAGCATACATCAAACGGATGAAAAATTTGGAAGAACTGGTTGAATCGTTTAAAGGTGTATCTAAATCTTATGCTATTCAAGCCGGCAGGGAGATCAGGGTTGTCGTGGAAAATAATATGGTCGACAGCGCCTCAGTGGACAGTCTCGCAACTGAGATATCTGACAAGATCCAGTCGGAACTAACTTATCCCGGGCAGATAAAAGTTGTAGTTATCAGAGAACAACGCTCAATATCTTACGCTAAATAG
- a CDS encoding cell division protein ZapA, with protein MENAENLVKVDIYGKEYTVKGQADSSYIESVAEYVDSKMKEVDANVPFESSLRVAILAAMNITDELFSQKSLKNVKNEDIEEKARILVQELEDTLESTSAED; from the coding sequence ATGGAAAATGCGGAAAATTTAGTAAAAGTAGACATATACGGAAAAGAATACACCGTTAAGGGACAGGCTGACTCTTCATACATAGAGAGCGTTGCCGAATATGTTGACTCAAAGATGAAAGAGGTAGACGCAAACGTTCCATTCGAATCTTCACTCAGAGTCGCGATTCTTGCAGCTATGAATATAACCGACGAGTTGTTCAGTCAGAAAAGTTTGAAGAATGTCAAAAATGAGGACATTGAAGAAAAGGCAAGAATTCTCGTGCAAGAATTAGAAGATACGCTGGAGAGTACGTCCGCAGAAGACTGA
- a CDS encoding phenylalanine--tRNA ligase subunit beta has translation MNISLNWLSDFIELSESPEEISEILTMAGLEVASISAGVSYEGVIVGEVIKCDKHPNADKLSICEVNIGNAENLSIVCGAPNVKAGQKVPVALVGTELPGNLKIKKAKIRGEMSNGMICSEKELNISDSSDGIMVLDKSAEVGKAISEVLKPDDTVLELDLTPNRPDALSHIGVARDISAILNKKVTKPEFTLEESSEDSTASFKIKILDSEGCPRFAARIIKGVKLKESPDWMKKRLESVGIRAINNVVDASNYVLMESGHPIHIFDMDRLSGNRIEVRSSDKGEKVTTLDGVERELPEGTVLVCDADKPVGIGGIMGLDNSEVSESTVNLLIECAQFDAGRIRSSSKSLGLYTEASKRFERGCDPGDIEYSLDRITSLILDTAGGAALKGIIDEYPGEIQRRTLTLRLSRLNTIVGIEIPKKKVLEILSKLEYEIISKEKDELSLSVPSFRPDVTGEIDVIEEIARIYGYDNIPPAEVARIRLESPSNNNEVLNLRIKNILVGLGATEIYTNSLMPYEMWKLSGQDNKPVRVKNPVSREMECLRSSLMPRMLETVQYNLNRQQSGVKFFEDGVVAKLDQSSETGVSETQMIGVILAGNQSPPNWMAEERETDFYTLKNNAESFLISCGFRTITQTPAPKRYFESAFAIFGDGVEIGVMGEISGNLIKKFDLDEKVYYFEADVNPLYVQLEKEVSFSEPSKYPTIERDISFIVDQKIKSEQLTEIVRDNGGELLSDLNISSVYRGEPLASDERSITYHLRFSSTKSTLVEYEIDTICMKIVTEANKKSGARIRE, from the coding sequence ATGAATATATCGCTTAACTGGTTATCCGATTTTATCGAACTCTCCGAATCACCGGAGGAGATTTCGGAAATACTCACTATGGCAGGATTGGAAGTGGCATCAATATCCGCCGGAGTTTCCTATGAGGGTGTGATAGTCGGCGAAGTGATCAAATGTGATAAACATCCGAACGCAGATAAACTCTCGATCTGTGAAGTAAACATAGGAAATGCTGAGAACCTGTCCATTGTCTGCGGCGCGCCTAACGTCAAGGCGGGTCAAAAGGTGCCAGTAGCCCTCGTCGGAACCGAGCTGCCGGGTAACTTGAAAATCAAAAAAGCGAAGATACGGGGGGAAATGTCAAACGGTATGATCTGCTCTGAGAAAGAATTAAACATATCCGATTCCTCAGATGGGATTATGGTACTCGATAAATCCGCAGAAGTAGGTAAAGCGATATCGGAGGTGCTTAAACCCGATGATACCGTTCTTGAACTTGATTTAACTCCGAACAGACCGGATGCGCTCTCCCATATCGGCGTAGCGAGAGACATATCGGCTATTCTTAACAAAAAGGTCACCAAACCTGAATTCACGCTTGAAGAATCTTCTGAAGATTCAACGGCATCATTCAAGATAAAGATTCTCGACTCTGAGGGATGCCCTCGTTTTGCAGCAAGAATCATTAAAGGCGTAAAATTAAAAGAATCTCCCGATTGGATGAAAAAACGATTAGAATCCGTCGGCATAAGAGCGATTAATAACGTAGTAGATGCCTCCAATTACGTTCTTATGGAATCAGGTCATCCGATTCATATTTTTGACATGGATCGTCTAAGCGGTAACAGAATTGAAGTCCGTTCCTCTGATAAAGGCGAAAAAGTTACCACTCTTGACGGCGTTGAGCGTGAATTACCTGAAGGCACCGTGCTTGTATGCGATGCCGATAAGCCAGTGGGAATAGGCGGTATAATGGGATTGGATAATTCCGAGGTCTCAGAATCTACCGTAAACCTCCTGATAGAATGCGCCCAGTTCGATGCCGGTCGAATAAGGAGTAGTTCCAAGTCTCTCGGGCTCTACACCGAGGCTTCCAAACGTTTCGAGCGTGGGTGTGATCCTGGAGACATAGAATACTCTCTTGACCGGATCACATCGTTAATATTGGATACGGCAGGAGGGGCAGCTCTTAAAGGAATTATCGATGAATACCCGGGGGAAATCCAGCGAAGGACGCTGACTCTTCGTTTGAGCCGTTTAAACACGATAGTAGGAATAGAAATACCCAAGAAAAAGGTACTCGAAATTTTGAGTAAATTAGAATATGAAATAATCTCGAAAGAAAAAGATGAACTCAGCCTGTCGGTCCCATCTTTCAGGCCTGATGTAACCGGTGAAATAGACGTTATTGAGGAAATCGCGAGAATATACGGTTACGATAACATTCCGCCCGCAGAGGTAGCTCGAATCAGACTGGAAAGCCCTTCTAATAACAATGAGGTATTGAACTTAAGGATTAAGAACATATTAGTCGGGTTAGGCGCAACAGAAATATACACAAATAGTCTGATGCCGTATGAAATGTGGAAGCTATCCGGGCAGGACAACAAACCGGTAAGAGTCAAAAATCCTGTAAGCAGGGAGATGGAGTGTCTTCGGTCGTCTCTTATGCCCAGAATGCTGGAGACTGTACAATACAATCTGAACAGACAGCAGAGCGGCGTAAAGTTTTTTGAGGATGGAGTTGTGGCCAAATTAGATCAGTCTTCCGAGACCGGAGTTTCTGAGACGCAAATGATCGGCGTAATTCTTGCCGGCAATCAATCTCCTCCGAATTGGATGGCTGAAGAAAGAGAGACGGACTTCTATACTCTCAAGAACAACGCAGAATCGTTTTTAATAAGCTGTGGATTCCGAACCATAACTCAAACACCAGCTCCAAAAAGGTATTTTGAAAGTGCATTCGCTATATTCGGTGATGGAGTTGAAATTGGAGTGATGGGTGAAATTTCAGGAAACTTGATAAAAAAGTTTGACTTAGACGAAAAAGTATATTATTTTGAGGCAGATGTAAACCCCTTGTATGTGCAGTTAGAAAAAGAGGTTTCCTTTTCAGAACCGAGCAAATATCCAACCATAGAGAGAGATATTTCGTTTATTGTTGACCAAAAAATAAAATCGGAGCAGCTGACGGAAATAGTAAGGGATAACGGCGGAGAATTATTGAGCGACCTCAACATAAGTTCTGTATACAGGGGAGAACCGCTTGCTTCCGATGAGCGAAGCATAACATATCACCTTCGCTTTTCATCGACAAAGAGCACACTCGTAGAATACGAAATAGACACTATCTGTATGAAGATAGTGACGGAAGCCAACAAGAAATCAGGGGCAAGAATACGGGAATAA